From a region of the Apibacter sp. B3706 genome:
- a CDS encoding DUF2797 domain-containing protein: MHLTGQLTKMITEYNSPIQYYLNFNDEILIINQLLDKKIKVRFDHYKCLGCGLDKEIFAMGYCKDCYFTSPYAGDWILRPELSKAHLGMEDRDLSVESQAQLQPHIVYLANSGGIKVGVTRKSQLPYRWIDQGAEYAIKLAETENRYEAGVIETILKKHVSDKTNYRKMLSESVPYIELSIVKNELKTFIPDQLENYILEDNKIFNFQYPVIAYPHKVNSVNLKKVFEFEGVLKGIKGQYLLFDNNMVFNVRNHEGFVVDLIL, encoded by the coding sequence ATGCATCTAACCGGACAACTAACCAAAATGATAACCGAATATAATTCTCCTATTCAGTATTATCTAAATTTTAATGATGAAATACTTATTATTAATCAACTATTAGATAAAAAAATCAAAGTACGATTTGATCATTATAAATGTTTGGGATGTGGTTTGGATAAAGAAATATTTGCCATGGGATATTGTAAGGATTGCTATTTTACTTCTCCCTATGCAGGAGATTGGATCCTAAGACCCGAATTATCTAAAGCCCATTTAGGCATGGAAGACAGAGATTTAAGTGTTGAATCTCAAGCTCAACTTCAACCTCACATAGTTTATTTAGCAAACTCCGGTGGAATTAAGGTTGGTGTCACAAGAAAATCTCAATTACCTTATCGTTGGATCGATCAAGGTGCTGAGTACGCCATAAAATTAGCAGAAACTGAAAATAGATATGAAGCCGGAGTCATTGAAACCATTCTTAAAAAACACGTTTCAGATAAAACTAATTATAGGAAAATGTTAAGCGAATCAGTACCCTATATAGAATTATCAATTGTGAAAAATGAGCTTAAAACATTTATACCCGATCAGCTAGAAAATTATATTTTAGAGGATAACAAAATTTTTAATTTTCAATATCCTGTAATCGCATACCCACATAAAGTAAATTCGGTAAACCTTAAAAAGGTTTTTGAATTTGAAGGAGTTCTAAAAGGTATTAAAGGTCAATATTTGCTTTTTGATAATAATATGGTGTTTAATGTTAGAAATCATGAGGGATTCGTTGTCGATTTAATCCTTTGA
- a CDS encoding LTA synthase family protein, translated as MFNFHFFKNIGLSEFLGGLRFDLAAIFLSNILIIVLSTIPGNFKYNHTYQKSLKILFFFINAFFIGVNFIDIKYYIYTNKRSTYALITASGMEGDILRLIPVFLAQYWYMFLGYLVAMFCFWKFIPEISYRQEKENGWKGIFVSSLVFLLFIGLIILLGRGGIQRAPIKTVDAINYTDYPQNTAVVLNTTFTIFKTINKKDNLKKKNYFTPQQLKTIYHPVIDINSEGIFNKKNLVIIILESFGKENIYQQFEGRKLTPFLDSLLTEGRYYTNAFANGLKSIDAVPSVITSIPCLMEVSYISSPYSFNQIDGFNAVLKKEGYNTSFFHGAFNGSQNFNEFARISGYDNYYGKNEYTEKGGYDGVWGIFDEEFLQFTQKKFNTFKQPFFSTIFTVSSHSPYTIPEQYKNKFPKGNRDIHESIAYSDFALRKFFENAKKQEWYTNTVFVLTPDHTSRGGAKPEYFLTEIGNYSIPILLFDPSNSKLKGTENKLMGQIDIYPEVLNYLGYKGQIFSFGNPVESKDRVVANFNEGIYRFLINQYYVAFDGKKILRVYDYTKDSLLQHSISNYPKENLELKIKSYIQQYNNRLIDNELSLVKSKD; from the coding sequence GTGTTCAATTTTCATTTTTTCAAAAACATAGGATTATCGGAATTTTTAGGAGGCTTACGATTTGATTTGGCAGCAATTTTTTTAAGTAATATACTCATAATTGTATTAAGTACGATTCCGGGCAACTTCAAGTATAATCATACCTATCAAAAAAGTTTAAAAATACTATTTTTTTTTATCAATGCTTTTTTTATAGGAGTCAATTTCATTGATATAAAATATTATATATATACTAATAAAAGAAGTACCTATGCATTGATTACCGCTTCCGGTATGGAAGGTGACATACTCAGACTAATTCCTGTATTCCTAGCTCAATATTGGTATATGTTTTTAGGATATTTAGTGGCTATGTTTTGTTTTTGGAAATTTATTCCTGAAATATCTTATAGACAAGAAAAAGAAAACGGATGGAAAGGTATCTTCGTGAGCTCATTAGTTTTTTTATTATTTATCGGCTTAATTATATTATTGGGAAGAGGAGGTATCCAAAGAGCTCCAATTAAAACAGTTGATGCTATTAATTATACCGATTATCCCCAAAATACAGCTGTGGTATTAAACACAACTTTTACAATTTTTAAAACTATTAATAAAAAAGATAATTTAAAAAAGAAGAATTATTTTACCCCTCAACAATTAAAAACTATTTATCATCCGGTTATAGATATCAATTCGGAAGGAATTTTTAACAAAAAGAATTTAGTAATTATTATTTTGGAAAGTTTTGGAAAAGAAAATATTTATCAACAATTTGAAGGTAGAAAATTAACACCGTTTTTAGATTCTTTACTTACAGAAGGCAGGTATTACACCAATGCTTTTGCTAACGGATTAAAATCAATTGATGCAGTACCATCAGTAATTACATCTATACCTTGTCTTATGGAAGTTTCTTATATATCTTCACCTTATTCCTTTAATCAAATTGATGGATTTAATGCTGTTTTAAAAAAGGAAGGATATAATACATCTTTTTTTCACGGGGCCTTTAATGGAAGTCAAAATTTCAATGAATTTGCCCGTATTTCCGGCTATGATAATTATTATGGTAAAAATGAATATACGGAAAAAGGGGGATATGATGGAGTATGGGGAATTTTTGATGAAGAATTTTTACAGTTTACACAAAAAAAATTTAATACTTTTAAACAACCTTTCTTTTCAACTATTTTTACCGTTTCTTCACATTCTCCTTATACCATTCCTGAACAATATAAAAATAAATTTCCTAAAGGAAACAGAGATATTCACGAAAGTATTGCTTATTCCGATTTTGCTTTAAGAAAGTTTTTTGAAAATGCCAAAAAACAAGAATGGTATACTAACACTGTCTTTGTTTTAACTCCCGATCATACAAGTAGAGGAGGAGCGAAACCTGAATATTTTTTAACAGAAATAGGTAATTATTCAATACCTATATTACTATTTGATCCTTCAAATTCTAAATTAAAGGGGACAGAAAATAAATTAATGGGTCAAATTGATATTTACCCCGAAGTTTTGAATTATCTGGGTTATAAAGGACAAATTTTTTCTTTTGGTAATCCCGTTGAAAGTAAAGATCGAGTTGTTGCCAATTTTAATGAAGGTATTTATAGATTTTTAATCAATCAGTATTATGTTGCTTTTGACGGTAAAAAGATTTTACGAGTATATGATTATACAAAAGACAGTTTATTACAACATTCAATTTCAAATTATCCTAAAGAAAACCTTGAATTAAAAATTAAATCGTATATTCAACAATATAATAACAGACTGATAGATAATGAATTATCTTTAGTAAAATCAAAGGATTAA
- a CDS encoding dihydrolipoamide acetyltransferase family protein, whose product MAEYKLILPPMGEGIMEATITGWVKNEGDYVEEDETIVEIATDKVDSDVPSSISGKLLKKLKEVNDICKIGEAFAILEIEDTDEKSSAVSKTEISLNQDDTLTINTSINVPNITSELEIPLVSNSELHNSNASKSTYYSPLIRSICKKENISQSELDLLQGTGLNGRITKEDILSYLKSRNLSATIKVSPILEPVHNSPKLSENTSETSILNSSPSISDGDEIIEMDRMRKLISKNMLQSRQISAHVTSFVEADVTNIVLWRNKNKDSFFKNEGVKLTFMPMFIQAIVKAIKDFPMINISVDGDTIIKRKNINIGIATAVPNGNLIVPVIKNADQLSLSGLARSINDLANRARNNQLKPEDTNNGTYTLSNIGSFGNLAGTPIINQPQVAIMAVGSIVKKPAVIETPQGDMIGIRHMMIISHTYDHRVIDGALGGAFAKKVSDYLEKFDPNTKF is encoded by the coding sequence ATGGCTGAATATAAACTTATATTACCTCCTATGGGAGAAGGTATAATGGAAGCTACTATTACCGGATGGGTTAAGAATGAAGGAGATTATGTAGAAGAGGATGAAACTATTGTTGAAATTGCGACAGATAAGGTCGATTCAGATGTCCCTTCCTCCATTTCGGGAAAACTACTAAAAAAGCTTAAAGAAGTAAATGATATTTGCAAAATTGGAGAAGCTTTTGCTATATTAGAAATAGAAGATACTGATGAAAAATCATCTGCTGTTTCTAAAACTGAAATATCTTTAAATCAGGATGATACTTTAACTATCAATACATCTATAAATGTACCTAATATAACATCTGAATTAGAAATACCTTTGGTTTCTAATTCTGAACTACATAATAGTAATGCTTCTAAAAGTACGTATTATTCTCCCTTAATTAGATCTATTTGTAAAAAAGAAAATATTTCACAATCGGAATTAGATTTATTACAAGGAACGGGACTAAACGGTAGAATTACAAAAGAAGATATCCTTTCCTATTTAAAAAGTAGAAATCTTTCCGCTACCATAAAAGTATCACCTATACTGGAACCGGTTCATAATAGCCCTAAATTATCAGAAAATACGTCTGAAACCTCTATATTAAATTCTTCTCCTTCCATATCGGATGGTGATGAAATCATAGAAATGGACCGTATGCGTAAGCTTATTTCTAAAAATATGCTGCAAAGCAGACAAATTTCGGCTCATGTTACTTCATTTGTTGAAGCAGATGTCACCAATATAGTACTTTGGAGAAATAAAAATAAAGATTCTTTCTTCAAAAATGAAGGAGTAAAGCTCACTTTTATGCCTATGTTTATTCAGGCAATTGTAAAAGCAATAAAAGATTTTCCTATGATTAATATCTCCGTAGATGGGGACACAATTATTAAAAGGAAAAATATTAATATAGGTATAGCAACAGCTGTTCCTAATGGCAATTTAATTGTTCCTGTTATAAAAAATGCAGATCAGTTGAGTTTATCCGGGCTTGCAAGATCAATAAATGATTTAGCAAATCGTGCAAGAAATAATCAGCTAAAACCGGAAGATACCAATAATGGAACGTATACTTTGAGCAATATTGGAAGTTTTGGAAACCTTGCAGGAACGCCGATCATCAACCAACCTCAAGTTGCCATTATGGCTGTTGGATCGATTGTTAAAAAACCGGCAGTTATTGAAACTCCACAAGGAGACATGATAGGTATACGCCATATGATGATTATCTCACATACCTATGATCACAGGGTCATAGATGGAGCTTTAGGAGGTGCTTTTGCTAAAAAGGTCTCTGATTATTTAGAAAAATTTGATCCTAATACAAAATTTTAA
- a CDS encoding copper resistance protein NlpE N-terminal domain-containing protein has translation MSSCIKKQTIKASNQTDSLSVSSSIKDTLPKKFIGTYQGSISCDDCEFVVLTLDQSNTYKLKIQLFTDEDSKGSIIYEQGNFNWDKKNSTIALDKFGFKFKAFEKKLYYLDNTGQYDTEEYLLKQ, from the coding sequence TTGAGCAGTTGCATTAAGAAACAAACGATAAAAGCTTCTAACCAAACTGATTCTTTATCAGTATCTTCTTCAATTAAGGATACTTTACCTAAGAAATTTATCGGTACTTATCAAGGAAGTATTTCATGTGATGATTGTGAATTTGTGGTTCTGACTTTAGATCAAAGTAATACGTATAAGTTAAAAATTCAACTTTTTACTGATGAAGATTCTAAAGGATCAATTATTTATGAACAAGGTAATTTCAATTGGGATAAAAAAAATTCAACAATTGCTTTAGATAAGTTTGGTTTTAAATTTAAAGCTTTTGAAAAAAAACTGTACTATCTTGACAATACAGGTCAATACGATACTGAAGAATATTTACTTAAACAATAA
- a CDS encoding J domain-containing protein: MKDFYTILEVDPTASHKEIKKSYRRLALKYHPDRNLNNKDNEKLFIDINEAYHILSNEEFRKNYDVRYRKKISSYSQPITPYIFLKKFQDISKFIYDRGINKISKNALYSGLEKLLSDENINFLLLKSDKEVRKQIIIENLKCIKFLPYLDKEKIIIKLLKLADNDYSLVALISFTTNQTENKYFFTSIFSKFTYKIKQMFVP; the protein is encoded by the coding sequence ATGAAAGATTTTTATACTATATTAGAAGTCGATCCGACTGCATCGCATAAGGAAATTAAAAAATCTTATAGAAGATTAGCTCTTAAATATCATCCGGACAGGAATTTAAATAATAAAGATAATGAAAAGCTTTTTATAGATATTAACGAAGCATATCATATTTTATCCAATGAAGAATTTCGTAAAAATTATGACGTAAGGTATAGGAAAAAAATTTCTTCTTATTCTCAACCCATTACACCTTATATTTTTTTAAAAAAGTTTCAGGATATTAGTAAATTCATTTATGATAGAGGCATTAATAAAATAAGTAAAAATGCGTTATATTCAGGGTTGGAAAAATTATTGTCTGATGAAAATATCAACTTCTTACTTTTAAAAAGCGATAAAGAAGTTCGTAAGCAGATTATAATTGAAAATTTAAAATGTATAAAGTTTTTACCATATTTAGATAAAGAAAAAATCATCATCAAGCTTTTAAAGTTAGCCGATAATGATTATAGTCTTGTTGCTCTTATAAGTTTCACTACTAATCAGACGGAAAACAAGTATTTTTTTACCTCTATTTTTTCAAAGTTTACTTATAAAATAAAACAAATGTTTGTTCCATAA
- a CDS encoding ribonucleoside-diphosphate reductase subunit alpha — MSEKLWWKNSESEQILNRGYLLKGETVEGAIDRITSAAAQRLYKPELKEAFQEMIERGWMSLSSPIWANMGTERGLPISCFNVHIPDSIEGITHKLGEVIMQTKIGGGTSGYFGALRERGSAVSDNGKSSGAVSFMKLFDTAMDTISQGGVRRGAFAAYLDIDHPDIEEFLSIRDIGNPIQNLFFGICVPDYWMQEMIDGDIDKRKIWAKVLESRQQKGLPYIFFTDNINKNKPQVYKDKGMVIHASNLCSEIMLPSTEEESFICCLSSMNLELYDEWKDTEAVKLAVFFLDAVLQEFIVKTEGNYYLSPANKFAKKHRALGLGVLGWHSYLQKNMIPFEGIVAKQKTVEIFKYLQDKSNKATEDLARIYGEPELLKGYGRRNSTLLAIAPTTSSSAILGQTSPGIEPFSSNYYKAGLSKGNFMRKNKYLDMLLTEKNINNEDTWRSIMLNGGSVQHLKDLSYEEKQVFKTFKEISQLEIVQQASIRQKYVDQSQSLNLNIPAELPVKEVNRLLIEAWKLGIKTLYYQRSQSVAKELVVNLVNCSSCES; from the coding sequence ATGAGCGAAAAACTTTGGTGGAAAAATTCGGAAAGTGAACAAATATTAAATAGGGGGTATCTTCTAAAGGGAGAGACGGTTGAAGGAGCAATTGATCGTATTACTTCCGCTGCCGCTCAACGATTATACAAACCTGAACTAAAAGAAGCTTTTCAGGAAATGATTGAAAGGGGCTGGATGAGTTTAAGCTCACCCATATGGGCAAATATGGGAACAGAAAGAGGATTGCCTATATCATGTTTCAACGTTCATATTCCTGACAGTATAGAAGGAATAACTCATAAATTAGGAGAAGTAATCATGCAGACCAAAATTGGCGGAGGTACTTCCGGTTATTTTGGAGCTTTAAGAGAAAGAGGATCAGCGGTTTCGGATAATGGCAAAAGTAGTGGAGCGGTAAGTTTCATGAAATTATTTGACACCGCCATGGATACCATATCTCAAGGGGGAGTGAGAAGGGGAGCTTTTGCTGCTTATTTGGATATTGATCATCCCGATATTGAAGAATTTTTATCCATACGCGATATAGGAAATCCGATTCAAAATTTATTTTTCGGTATATGCGTTCCTGATTATTGGATGCAGGAAATGATTGACGGAGATATTGATAAAAGAAAAATTTGGGCTAAAGTTTTAGAAAGTCGTCAACAAAAAGGTTTACCCTATATATTCTTTACCGATAATATTAATAAAAATAAACCACAGGTATACAAAGATAAAGGAATGGTTATTCATGCTTCTAATCTTTGTTCTGAAATCATGCTTCCTTCCACAGAAGAAGAATCTTTTATATGTTGTCTTTCATCCATGAATTTGGAATTATATGATGAATGGAAAGACACGGAAGCAGTAAAATTAGCCGTATTCTTTTTGGATGCCGTTTTACAGGAATTTATTGTAAAAACAGAAGGTAATTATTACTTGTCACCCGCAAATAAATTTGCTAAAAAGCACAGAGCACTAGGCTTGGGTGTTTTAGGATGGCATTCTTATTTGCAGAAAAACATGATTCCTTTTGAAGGAATAGTTGCTAAACAAAAGACCGTTGAGATTTTTAAATATTTGCAGGATAAATCGAATAAAGCAACTGAAGATTTAGCCAGAATTTACGGAGAACCAGAATTATTAAAAGGTTATGGAAGAAGAAATTCTACTTTATTGGCTATTGCGCCAACCACTTCATCTTCTGCGATTTTAGGTCAAACATCACCGGGGATAGAGCCGTTCAGTTCCAATTACTACAAAGCGGGTCTTTCTAAAGGTAATTTCATGCGTAAAAATAAGTATTTGGATATGCTTCTTACGGAGAAAAATATTAATAATGAAGACACTTGGAGAAGTATTATGCTAAATGGTGGTAGTGTACAACATTTAAAAGATTTATCGTATGAAGAAAAACAAGTTTTCAAAACTTTTAAAGAGATCAGCCAATTGGAAATTGTTCAACAGGCCTCTATAAGACAAAAATATGTGGACCAATCCCAGTCTTTAAATTTAAATATACCTGCTGAACTTCCGGTAAAAGAGGTAAACCGATTATTAATAGAAGCTTGGAAATTAGGTATTAAAACTTTATATTATCAAAGAAGTCAAAGTGTGGCCAAAGAGCTTGTGGTTAATTTGGTTAATTGCAGCAGCTGTGAATCGTAG
- a CDS encoding ribonucleotide-diphosphate reductase subunit beta: MSIFDRRINYKPFEYPEILQFTEAINHAYWVHSEVDFTADIQDFHSHLEDRERNSIKNSLLAIAQIEVAVKSFWGNIYQHFPKPEFNGLGSTFAECEFRHSEAYSRLLEVLGYNNEFEKLLEIPVIRERVEYLDNALKYAKSDDRKKYVVSLILFTILIENVSLFSQFAIILSFTRFKGLMKNVSNIIGWTSVDEQIHANAGIYLVNKIKEEYPDFFDEDTIKHIQDTVKNSIIIEGKILDWIFEKGEVNSIEKENLLNFMKFRVDESLQQIGMERLYNVTPEQYKPMAWFEEEVFANSLDDFFAKRPTEYTKYDKSITENDLF, from the coding sequence ATGTCAATATTTGATAGAAGAATTAATTACAAGCCTTTTGAATACCCTGAAATTTTACAATTTACAGAGGCAATCAATCATGCCTATTGGGTACACTCAGAAGTAGATTTTACTGCCGATATACAGGATTTTCATTCGCATTTAGAAGACAGAGAGCGAAATTCAATCAAAAACAGTTTATTAGCAATTGCCCAAATTGAGGTCGCTGTAAAAAGTTTTTGGGGAAATATATATCAGCATTTTCCAAAGCCGGAGTTCAATGGATTAGGAAGTACATTTGCGGAATGTGAATTTAGACATTCAGAAGCTTACTCAAGATTGTTGGAGGTTTTGGGATATAATAATGAATTCGAAAAGTTGTTGGAAATTCCCGTTATCAGGGAAAGAGTGGAATACTTAGATAATGCATTAAAATATGCTAAATCCGATGACCGAAAAAAATACGTAGTATCACTTATTTTGTTTACTATTCTTATTGAAAATGTATCTTTATTCAGTCAATTTGCCATAATCTTATCATTTACAAGATTTAAAGGTCTGATGAAAAATGTTAGCAATATCATTGGTTGGACTTCGGTAGATGAGCAAATTCATGCCAATGCGGGAATCTATTTAGTTAATAAAATTAAAGAAGAATATCCCGACTTTTTTGATGAAGATACCATTAAGCACATTCAAGATACCGTTAAGAATTCAATCATCATAGAAGGTAAAATATTAGATTGGATATTTGAGAAAGGAGAAGTAAACTCAATAGAAAAAGAAAATCTTCTAAACTTCATGAAATTCAGGGTAGATGAAAGCTTACAACAAATAGGAATGGAACGGTTGTATAATGTTACACCTGAGCAATACAAACCTATGGCATGGTTTGAAGAGGAAGTATTTGCCAATAGTTTGGACGACTTTTTTGCGAAAAGACCTACCGAATATACCAAATATGATAAAAGTATAACTGAAAACGATTTATTTTAA
- a CDS encoding NAD kinase, with protein sequence MIVGVYGKVVHKEDYELYSAFFQQLEKKGITIYVYESYVKELEEMLGLKNPGFIPFTKKKGLPKETKLLFTFGGDGTILSTVAYIKGSNIPIVGINTGRLGFLATFQKNEFLKELPHILDGNCTISERSVLEVKSNFHKFLPYAINEAAVMRKDTTSMITIDAYVDNIFLNTFWADGLIISTPTGSTGYSLSCGGPIIYPKADIVVITPICPHNLNVRPLILKDDVEIRLKVHSRSEKYSLCLDSRYNTVGIDDEIIIKKAPFKIKIVKYNNYSYFKNLREKLKWGTDSRN encoded by the coding sequence ATGATAGTAGGTGTATATGGAAAAGTAGTTCACAAAGAAGATTATGAACTTTATTCGGCTTTTTTTCAACAACTAGAAAAAAAAGGTATAACCATTTATGTATATGAATCCTACGTGAAGGAATTAGAAGAAATGTTAGGATTAAAAAATCCCGGTTTTATTCCTTTCACTAAAAAGAAAGGGCTTCCTAAAGAAACCAAATTATTATTTACCTTTGGCGGTGATGGAACTATTTTGTCTACTGTTGCTTATATTAAAGGATCTAATATTCCGATTGTGGGAATCAATACAGGAAGATTAGGATTTTTAGCCACATTTCAGAAAAATGAATTTTTAAAGGAATTGCCCCATATTTTAGATGGTAATTGCACTATAAGTGAACGCTCCGTATTAGAAGTGAAAAGTAATTTTCATAAATTCTTGCCTTATGCCATAAATGAAGCTGCAGTAATGCGTAAGGATACAACCTCAATGATAACCATAGATGCCTATGTAGATAATATATTTCTGAATACCTTTTGGGCAGATGGTTTAATTATATCAACTCCTACCGGTTCAACCGGCTATTCTTTAAGTTGTGGAGGACCCATCATTTATCCTAAAGCCGATATTGTTGTTATTACCCCAATTTGTCCGCACAATTTAAATGTAAGACCATTAATTTTAAAAGATGATGTAGAAATACGGTTGAAAGTTCATAGTAGATCGGAAAAATATTCCTTGTGTCTGGATTCACGATATAATACGGTAGGAATAGACGATGAAATAATCATAAAAAAAGCACCATTTAAAATAAAAATAGTCAAGTATAATAATTATTCTTATTTTAAAAATCTTCGGGAAAAATTAAAATGGGGAACTGATTCGAGGAATTAA
- a CDS encoding HPP family protein produces the protein MIISNYISNDVLTLYENDSVARAEQLMIDLGVSHYPVICKGRVKGNIGLNIIRDLDKSESLKDHLLDLEQFYLLDSAILFDSLRVFSENETNIIPILSYQEKFLGVVLEETVIDELASFQFTTEYGVYMIITTPIKKYSTSEIANIVESNNGRILGMLLVNTDEDSTQIVLKISAENISSIGDTFERFGYQISNKYFEDSKQELLKERFDQLQKFMEV, from the coding sequence ATGATAATTAGCAATTATATTTCAAATGATGTATTAACTCTCTATGAAAATGACAGCGTTGCAAGAGCAGAGCAATTGATGATTGATCTGGGAGTTAGCCATTATCCTGTTATATGTAAAGGAAGAGTAAAAGGAAATATAGGTTTAAATATCATTAGAGATTTAGATAAATCAGAATCATTAAAAGATCATCTTTTAGATTTAGAACAGTTCTATCTACTTGATAGTGCTATACTTTTTGATTCCTTACGCGTTTTTAGCGAAAATGAAACTAATATAATCCCAATTTTATCTTACCAAGAAAAATTTTTAGGAGTAGTATTAGAAGAAACAGTTATTGATGAATTGGCCTCCTTTCAGTTTACTACCGAATATGGAGTTTATATGATCATTACGACTCCTATAAAAAAATATTCTACCAGTGAAATAGCAAATATAGTAGAAAGCAATAATGGAAGGATATTAGGGATGTTATTAGTCAATACCGATGAAGACTCAACTCAAATAGTACTTAAGATTAGTGCAGAAAATATAAGTTCCATTGGAGATACTTTCGAGAGATTTGGATATCAAATTTCCAACAAATACTTTGAAGATTCCAAGCAAGAACTTTTAAAAGAGAGATTTGATCAATTGCAAAAATTTATGGAAGTATAA
- a CDS encoding MmcQ/YjbR family DNA-binding protein: MNIEEFREYCLQFSDVEECLPFDEKTLVFKVKGKMFALTNLYDPDFKIILKCEAEYSLELRENYSEIQPGYHMNKKYWITVFMNGNLTDDFIKNLIKLSYTEVLKKITKKR, translated from the coding sequence ATGAATATCGAAGAATTTAGAGAATATTGTTTACAATTTTCAGATGTGGAAGAATGTTTGCCTTTTGATGAAAAAACTTTAGTTTTCAAAGTAAAGGGTAAGATGTTTGCATTAACTAATCTATATGATCCGGATTTTAAAATAATTTTAAAATGTGAGGCAGAATATTCATTGGAGTTAAGAGAAAATTATTCGGAAATACAACCCGGATATCACATGAATAAAAAGTATTGGATTACAGTTTTTATGAATGGAAATTTAACGGATGATTTTATAAAAAATCTTATTAAACTATCTTATACAGAGGTGCTTAAAAAAATAACTAAAAAGAGATGA
- a CDS encoding D-alanyl-D-alanine carboxypeptidase, which yields MKKIFFIVYYILISISLYSQKTFLIKHFDSDFYAKQWAGFYLYDPVQKKEIFNYNGNKYFIPASNVKIFTLYTGLKLISDSIPSLKYVSKNDTLYICGTGDPTLLEPYFKQNKVIKFLKNRKETIALFTKNFDDTIYGPGWSWEDYKEYFSPERTSFPMYGNLVTISSPTQAYPSYFINDILLDHKEIVRDLRKNKFHYSDNKKMEIPFITSDSLTKILLERELNKSVYLTEKFPVEKPSYLYSIPCDSLYRRMMVVSDNFLAEQILLMGSLSISDKLNSSSAIHHMLSSYLKDLPQKPRWVDGSGLSRYNNFTPKDMVYVLTKLYEEIPYKRLISLFPAGGVSGTLKNNYKGNPPYIFAKTGGMKGISNLSGYLETKSGKVLIFSFMNNNFQDSSGEIKKQMEEVLVHVRDFY from the coding sequence ATGAAAAAAATATTTTTTATAGTTTATTATATTTTGATAAGTATATCTCTTTATTCACAAAAAACATTTTTAATTAAACATTTTGATTCTGATTTTTATGCAAAACAGTGGGCCGGCTTTTATTTATATGATCCTGTGCAAAAAAAGGAAATTTTTAATTATAATGGTAATAAGTATTTTATTCCGGCATCCAATGTAAAAATTTTTACCTTATATACCGGATTGAAATTAATTTCTGATTCTATACCTTCCCTAAAATATGTTTCCAAAAATGACACGCTTTATATTTGTGGAACAGGAGATCCAACTCTATTGGAACCCTATTTTAAACAAAATAAAGTAATTAAATTTTTAAAAAATCGAAAAGAAACTATAGCTTTATTTACAAAAAATTTTGATGATACTATCTACGGCCCCGGTTGGTCTTGGGAAGATTATAAAGAATATTTTTCACCTGAACGCACTTCTTTTCCTATGTACGGAAATTTAGTAACTATTTCTTCACCAACTCAAGCATATCCCTCTTATTTTATAAATGATATACTATTGGACCATAAAGAAATTGTAAGAGATTTAAGAAAAAATAAGTTTCATTACTCCGATAATAAAAAAATGGAGATACCCTTTATTACTTCCGATTCGTTAACTAAAATACTACTGGAAAGGGAACTAAATAAATCCGTTTATTTAACCGAAAAATTTCCTGTTGAAAAACCTTCCTATTTATATAGCATACCCTGCGACAGTTTATACAGGAGAATGATGGTTGTAAGTGATAACTTTTTAGCAGAACAAATTCTTCTGATGGGAAGTCTTTCCATTTCAGATAAACTTAACAGTTCCTCTGCAATACATCATATGTTGTCTTCTTATTTAAAAGATTTGCCACAAAAACCCAGATGGGTTGATGGATCCGGTCTTTCCAGATATAATAATTTTACTCCTAAAGATATGGTTTATGTTTTAACTAAGCTCTATGAAGAAATCCCGTATAAAAGATTAATTTCTTTATTTCCGGCAGGAGGTGTTAGTGGAACTTTAAAAAATAATTATAAAGGGAATCCGCCGTATATATTTGCAAAAACAGGAGGAATGAAAGGAATATCAAATCTGAGCGGATATTTAGAGACCAAATCGGGAAAAGTATTGATATTTAGCTTTATGAATAACAATTTCCAAGATTCATCCGGAGAAATAAAGAAACAGATGGAAGAAGTATTGGTACATGTGAGAGATTTTTATTAA